A stretch of Prunus dulcis chromosome 6, ALMONDv2, whole genome shotgun sequence DNA encodes these proteins:
- the LOC117631404 gene encoding serine/threonine-protein kinase UCNL-like, whose translation MDEAPSPSNTSPELNLENLKALKVLGKGAMGTVFLVHDPSSDPSARCPFALKVVDKSSLRSKLDAERRARWEIQVLTRLSDPNPHPFLPSLLGSFESDEFMGWAVPYCPGGDLNVLRYRQNDRVFSPAVIRFYLAEIVCALEHLHSMGIAYRDLKPENVLIQQSGHVTLTDFDLSRSLKHRTVKPDVVLEDDAPDIRRKHRRHLTRWLTIINDNHSKGLKKTKSARVSPVSRRKPSFSDGERANSFVGTEEYVSPEVVRGEGHEFAVDWWALGILTYEALYGTTPFKAKSRKETFRNVLTKTPEFIGKRTALTDLIERLLHKDPTKRLGYARGASEIKEHEFFRGVRWDILTEVTRPPFIPSREDGDLTEKATAGGVSVRDYFQKLRSPPSMPPSPDCQLTEF comes from the coding sequence ATGGACGAGGCACCATCACCATCCAACACCTCGCCGGAGCTCAACCTCGAAAACCTCAAAGCCCTCAAGGTCTTAGGGAAGGGAGCCATGGGCACCGTCTTCTTGGTCCACGACCCGTCGTCCGACCCGTCTGCCCGCTGCCCGTTCGCTCTCAAAGTTGTCGACAAGTCCTCTCTCCGCTCAAAGCTCGACGCCGAGCGCCGCGCCCGCTGGGAAATCCAGGTCCTGACCCGGCTGTCCGACCCGAACCCGCACCCATTTCTGCCTTCCCTCTTGGGGTCGTTCGAATCCGACGAGTTCATGGGCTGGGCCGTCCCTTACTGCCCCGGCGGCGACCTCAACGTCCTCCGCTACCGCCAAAACGACCGCGTTTTCTCCCCCGCCGTGATCCGGTTTTATTTGGCCGAGATAGTCTGCGCGCTCGAGCACCTCCATTCCATGGGGATCGCTTATCGGGATTTGAAGCCAGAGAACGTGCTCATCCAACAGTCCGGTCACGTGACCCTCACGGACTTCGACCTTTCCCGAAGCCTCAAGCACAGAACGGTAAAACCCGACGTCGTTTTGGAGGACGACGCCCCCGACATTCGTCGTAAACACCGGAGGCACCTGACACGTTGGCTCACGATTATAAACGACAATCACAGCAAGGGGCTGAAGAAGACCAAGTCCGCCCGAGTCAGCCCCGTGAGTCGCCGGAAGCCGAGTTTCTCTGACGGCGAGCGAGCGAACTCGTTTGTCGGGACGGAGGAGTACGTGTCCCCAGAGGTGGTGCGAGGGGAGGGTCATGAGTTCGCTGTGGACTGGTGGGCCCTCGGGATTCTCACTTACGAGGCGCTCTACGGAACGACGCCATTCAAGGCCAAGAGCCGGAAGGAGACGTTTCGAAACGTGTTGACGAAAACGCCCGAGTTTATCGGGAAACGGACAGCGCTAACGGACTTGATCGAACGGCTGTTGCACAAGGACCCCACCAAGCGGTTGGGGTACGCCAGAGGCGCGAGCGAGATCAAGGAGCACGAGTTCTTTCGCGGCGTGAGGTGGGACATACTAACGGAGGTTACACGGCCGCCGTTTATTCCGTCTCGCGAGGATGGGGACTTAACGGAGAAAGCCACAGCTGGGGGAGTGAGCGTGAGGGATTATTTTCAAAAGTTGAGGTCTCCGCCGTCGATGCCGCCGTCACCAGATTGTCAATTAACGGAGTTCTGA